The following proteins are co-located in the Candidatus Poribacteria bacterium genome:
- a CDS encoding ATP-binding cassette domain-containing protein, producing the protein MVELEGVGYRIGQKWLVRNIDLKIEAGQFWIFVGPNGAGKSTLLRLISGELLPTTGRIRFFDESIGEYSPQELARKRAYLQQKREVNFPFRASEIVLLGRHPHLNGAKESPTDLTITWEAMKQVQADMFAERLYPTLSGGEASRVDLARILAQEPRLFLLDEPTNHLDPRYQVQILRLCSSIAQSGRTVIAAIHDLNLASMYADRVLMLREGNPVAVGTPALIFTPQRLEAVYDVPFEVVQLSSGQLVVIPLSSESTSRCGGLRSISKLSSSEHGSSRSTTAR; encoded by the coding sequence ATGGTTGAGCTGGAAGGGGTTGGATATCGCATCGGTCAGAAATGGCTCGTCCGTAATATTGACCTGAAAATTGAAGCGGGGCAGTTTTGGATTTTCGTTGGACCAAATGGCGCGGGCAAATCAACACTTTTACGCCTCATCTCCGGCGAACTCTTACCGACAACCGGGCGAATTCGATTTTTCGACGAATCGATTGGGGAATACTCACCACAAGAATTAGCGCGGAAACGCGCCTATCTCCAACAGAAACGGGAGGTCAACTTCCCATTCCGTGCGTCCGAGATTGTCCTGCTCGGACGCCATCCACACCTCAACGGCGCAAAAGAGAGTCCCACTGATTTAACAATTACGTGGGAGGCGATGAAACAGGTGCAAGCCGATATGTTCGCTGAACGTCTGTATCCAACGCTGTCGGGTGGGGAAGCGTCTCGCGTTGATCTTGCCCGTATCCTCGCACAAGAGCCAAGGCTGTTTCTGTTGGACGAACCGACGAATCATCTCGACCCTCGCTATCAGGTCCAGATTCTCCGTTTGTGCAGTTCAATCGCCCAGTCAGGAAGAACGGTCATTGCCGCGATTCACGACCTAAATCTGGCGTCGATGTATGCCGATCGGGTGCTTATGTTGCGTGAAGGAAACCCTGTTGCTGTTGGAACCCCCGCGCTCATTTTCACGCCGCAACGATTGGAAGCTGTCTACGATGTACCTTTTGAAGTAGTGCAACTTTCGAGCGGACAATTGGTTGTTATACCCCTTTCTTCCGAGTCCACCTCCAGATGCGGCGGATTGAGAAGCATATCAAAGCTATCCTCCTCAGAGCATGGTTCATCACGGAGCACAACAGCTAGGTAG
- a CDS encoding HEPN domain-containing protein, whose translation MNPLTLEWAQKAKADYVAADWLRQAPTPIYDAICFHAQQCIEKYLKAWLQEANTPFPRTHDLEELLDLIVHTTPAWNAWRSDFLVLTTHAVDFRYPGKSATANDTRHAMQICSNVR comes from the coding sequence ATGAATCCGTTGACGCTGGAATGGGCCCAAAAAGCTAAAGCGGATTATGTTGCGGCTGATTGGCTTCGGCAGGCACCGACGCCGATATATGATGCGATTTGTTTCCATGCTCAACAATGCATCGAAAAGTATTTAAAGGCTTGGCTTCAAGAAGCCAACACGCCCTTCCCTAGGACTCATGATTTGGAAGAGTTACTGGATTTGATTGTACATACCACACCAGCTTGGAATGCTTGGCGGTCTGACTTTCTAGTGCTTACCACACATGCGGTGGATTTTCGCTATCCCGGAAAGTCGGCAACAGCCAACGATACTCGTCATGCTATGCAAATCTGTAGTAACGTTCGCTAA
- a CDS encoding phytanoyl-CoA dioxygenase family protein, which translates to MSTSNFKSIEPLTADQIAQFKRDGFLVLGGVLDPELCRQARDEMWDVIQAHLPRMKRDDPSTWGPITEEENAKLQHRPEGGGDPYFSGNGHRYTVRNGASELMLNLAPRALWQVAEQLLGKETVVWPTGLDKSGYTTGPCFMCDDAVGGLNSHVGHSMGWSPEGTFTTEPELRLPETGPVWLNGQGTRGLYCTLPNSPSHAPEYRGAHSDGACYGRWRLQMSAYISDVPPNSGGFTVWPGSHARIWPEQWKAFKEGEKHTDRHLAVRKAGGYTDPVIGEIKADTEPFDCHGPTGTVVLWHTKILHIAGQNASNDVIRQATIYGFQKTPESVPDAFVMDNTDGDIWRDWSDEVRA; encoded by the coding sequence AATTTTAAGTCGATCGAGCCTTTGACAGCAGATCAGATTGCCCAATTCAAACGTGATGGATTTTTGGTTCTTGGAGGGGTTCTCGACCCTGAGCTCTGCCGCCAAGCACGTGACGAAATGTGGGATGTGATTCAGGCTCACCTCCCACGCATGAAAAGGGATGACCCTTCTACATGGGGTCCCATCACCGAGGAGGAGAACGCCAAACTACAGCATCGACCCGAGGGCGGGGGTGACCCGTATTTCAGCGGCAATGGACACCGGTACACAGTCCGCAATGGGGCATCAGAATTAATGCTCAACCTAGCTCCCCGTGCTTTGTGGCAGGTAGCTGAACAACTGCTTGGGAAGGAAACAGTGGTGTGGCCCACAGGACTTGACAAATCGGGTTATACGACTGGGCCGTGCTTCATGTGCGATGACGCTGTGGGAGGATTGAATTCCCATGTGGGACACTCAATGGGTTGGTCCCCAGAGGGCACCTTCACAACAGAACCTGAATTAAGATTACCCGAAACTGGACCGGTGTGGCTCAACGGACAGGGAACTCGTGGGCTATATTGCACCCTACCGAACAGTCCTTCTCATGCTCCGGAGTACCGCGGCGCCCACTCCGACGGTGCATGTTACGGTCGATGGCGGCTGCAGATGTCAGCCTACATTTCCGATGTGCCGCCTAACTCCGGCGGATTTACCGTGTGGCCCGGAAGTCACGCACGGATCTGGCCCGAACAGTGGAAGGCTTTCAAGGAGGGCGAGAAGCATACAGACAGGCATTTGGCAGTACGCAAGGCGGGAGGGTATACCGATCCTGTCATCGGGGAGATTAAGGCGGATACCGAACCGTTCGATTGTCACGGTCCCACCGGCACCGTGGTGTTGTGGCATACCAAAATCCTGCACATCGCAGGGCAGAACGCTTCTAATGACGTTATCCGCCAAGCGACTATTTACGGTTTTCAGAAAACACCTGAGTCAGTTCCGGATGCATTCGTGATGGACAATACCGATGGCGATATCTGGCGGGATTGGTCCGATGAAGTACGTGCGTAG
- a CDS encoding nucleotidyltransferase domain-containing protein, with the protein MVDLKDIQATCDDIVREFAPLKIILFGSYADGTPTEDSDVDLLVVMPIPESQTRRQAVEIRRRIPRRFRMDVIVRSPEEIAYRVSHNDWFLREITQEGHVLYESVDAGMGPKS; encoded by the coding sequence ATGGTTGACCTAAAAGACATTCAAGCAACTTGTGATGATATCGTTCGAGAATTTGCACCCCTGAAGATTATTCTCTTCGGTTCCTATGCTGACGGGACGCCTACCGAGGACTCGGATGTTGACCTGCTAGTGGTGATGCCCATTCCGGAATCGCAGACCCGACGCCAAGCGGTGGAGATTCGGCGGCGCATCCCTCGCCGCTTCCGCATGGATGTGATTGTCCGTTCACCGGAAGAGATCGCCTACCGAGTTTCGCATAACGACTGGTTTCTCCGAGAAATTACGCAAGAAGGACACGTGCTTTATGAATCCGTTGACGCTGGAATGGGCCCAAAAAGCTAA
- a CDS encoding BCCT family transporter — protein MREEGQQPQLPEDREYRRLFGLDIYLTPVFVISSIAIVVFIVGALVFQEGATKLFGNVRVWLTTNLDWLFMITVNLVSLFCLIVAFSPLGKIRLGGADAKPEYSNITWLAMLFAAGIGIGLLFFGVAEPMYYLQNPPLGITAGTAEAATAGIAATVFHWGIQGWAVYGVVGLALGFFAYNRGLPLTMRSAFYPIFGNRVWGWPGHIIDTFAIFAGMFGLATSLGLGVQQVTSGLNYLFGIPANSTTMVVLIVVITGIAMASVLTGINVGIKRLSQFNIIVAFLLLLAVIILGPTLYIVRTMFAGLADYAMRIVPLSNWIGREDTGFLHDWTTFYWAWWIAWAPFIGTFIARISKGRTVRQFVIFVLLLPTLLCLLWFGAFGGAALHQHTVDGYTGVSENVAAWKLELALFKMFDELPWTTLLSSVAMMLTIIFFVTSSDSGSLIIDIIAAGGKVDAPVPQRVFWCSLEGLVAIALLLGGGLKSLQAASLATGFPFAFVLLGMAVCVWIGLRDELRESQ, from the coding sequence ATGCGCGAAGAAGGGCAACAACCACAACTGCCGGAGGACAGGGAGTACCGGAGGTTATTCGGTTTAGATATATACCTGACTCCAGTATTCGTGATTTCCAGTATTGCCATAGTCGTCTTTATTGTTGGAGCACTCGTGTTTCAGGAAGGTGCGACAAAACTATTTGGAAATGTCCGCGTCTGGCTTACCACAAACCTTGATTGGTTGTTCATGATTACCGTCAATCTTGTTTCCCTATTTTGTCTGATTGTAGCGTTTTCACCGCTCGGCAAGATACGCCTCGGGGGAGCCGATGCGAAACCCGAGTACTCCAATATAACCTGGCTTGCGATGCTCTTCGCTGCGGGTATTGGTATTGGTCTTCTATTTTTCGGAGTGGCGGAACCGATGTACTACTTGCAGAATCCCCCGCTCGGCATTACCGCTGGAACGGCGGAGGCCGCTACCGCAGGCATAGCAGCGACGGTTTTCCACTGGGGAATACAAGGTTGGGCAGTTTATGGCGTCGTCGGACTCGCTCTCGGCTTTTTCGCCTATAACCGGGGACTTCCCCTCACCATGCGCTCGGCATTCTACCCCATATTCGGTAACCGAGTCTGGGGTTGGCCCGGACACATCATTGATACGTTTGCTATATTCGCAGGGATGTTTGGGCTCGCAACCTCGCTTGGACTAGGGGTACAACAGGTCACTTCAGGTCTCAACTACCTGTTCGGAATTCCCGCAAACAGTACCACCATGGTGGTGTTGATTGTGGTGATTACAGGTATTGCGATGGCATCGGTGCTGACCGGTATTAATGTAGGCATCAAGCGTCTGAGCCAGTTCAACATAATTGTCGCCTTTCTGTTGCTGTTGGCAGTTATCATACTCGGACCAACGCTCTACATTGTCCGCACTATGTTCGCCGGGCTTGCTGACTATGCCATGAGGATTGTGCCACTCAGCAACTGGATTGGGCGTGAGGATACCGGCTTCCTCCACGACTGGACAACGTTCTACTGGGCATGGTGGATAGCTTGGGCACCATTCATCGGGACTTTCATCGCCCGTATTTCAAAGGGACGGACAGTCCGTCAGTTCGTGATCTTCGTGCTCCTTCTGCCGACGCTGTTATGTTTGCTGTGGTTTGGTGCATTTGGTGGCGCCGCGCTCCATCAGCACACGGTTGATGGCTATACCGGTGTGTCAGAGAACGTTGCGGCTTGGAAGCTGGAACTCGCACTGTTCAAAATGTTCGATGAACTGCCGTGGACAACGCTGCTTTCCTCCGTCGCGATGATGCTTACAATCATCTTTTTCGTTACCTCGTCGGACTCCGGCTCCCTGATCATTGATATCATCGCGGCCGGCGGCAAGGTTGATGCACCGGTTCCTCAACGCGTGTTCTGGTGTAGTCTTGAGGGGTTGGTTGCTATCGCGCTACTGCTTGGCGGCGGTCTGAAGTCGTTGCAGGCGGCATCGCTCGCAACCGGCTTCCCGTTCGCTTTCGTTCTGTTGGGAATGGCGGTTTGCGTCTGGATTGGGCTTCGTGACGAATTGCGTGAATCGCAGTAG
- a CDS encoding iron ABC transporter permease, with amino-acid sequence MPNRAKILLILGSLVPISICVAAGVGAYQILPWRIPSILLFHKDGFEVLIYVRFPRVLLSAIVGSVLAISGATLQGIFRNPLADPGLIGVTAGAGLGAAIWIVLIGSGFLGIWGVPVAAFTGGVLVTIGVWKIAQMQGRVLTVTLLLAGIALNSFAGAGIGLMTFLADEEQLRSLTFWLLGGFGGATWRTVMVTLPVALVGAVVLFRLARALNAMSLGESEAYHLGVSTESLKRWAVFGVALTVGAAVSAAGGIGFVGLVVPHLLRLMGGADHRYLLPGSALGGAILLVWADLFARTVAVPAELPVGVVTALLGGPFFLWLLMRFKKEVVYG; translated from the coding sequence GTGCCAAATCGAGCTAAAATCCTTCTTATACTCGGTAGTTTAGTCCCAATTTCGATCTGCGTCGCAGCGGGTGTAGGGGCATATCAGATCCTGCCGTGGCGTATCCCTAGCATATTGCTTTTCCACAAGGACGGTTTTGAAGTGCTCATATACGTCCGATTTCCCCGTGTCCTCTTATCCGCGATTGTGGGATCCGTTTTAGCCATCTCCGGAGCGACATTGCAGGGTATTTTCCGCAATCCACTAGCGGATCCTGGGCTAATCGGCGTGACGGCGGGCGCAGGTCTTGGCGCAGCGATCTGGATTGTGCTAATAGGGAGCGGGTTTTTGGGTATCTGGGGTGTACCGGTCGCAGCATTCACCGGAGGCGTGCTCGTAACAATCGGCGTCTGGAAAATCGCCCAAATGCAAGGACGTGTTCTCACCGTAACGCTGCTACTTGCTGGGATAGCACTCAACAGTTTCGCGGGCGCGGGCATCGGCTTGATGACCTTCCTCGCTGACGAAGAACAACTTCGGAGCCTGACCTTCTGGCTGCTCGGTGGTTTTGGAGGGGCGACATGGCGCACGGTTATGGTTACGCTCCCGGTGGCACTCGTCGGGGCAGTTGTGCTGTTTCGCTTGGCTCGTGCGCTCAATGCCATGAGCTTGGGCGAATCGGAGGCGTATCATCTCGGCGTTTCGACTGAATCACTGAAGCGATGGGCGGTCTTTGGGGTAGCGTTGACCGTCGGTGCCGCCGTGTCGGCAGCAGGGGGCATCGGTTTCGTGGGACTCGTCGTACCACACCTACTGCGCCTGATGGGCGGTGCTGATCATCGGTATCTGCTGCCCGGGTCGGCGTTAGGAGGTGCGATTCTGCTTGTGTGGGCGGATCTTTTTGCCCGAACGGTTGCCGTTCCTGCCGAACTGCCCGTTGGCGTTGTTACCGCGTTGCTTGGAGGACCGTTTTTCCTCTGGCTATTGATGAGATTCAAGAAAGAGGTGGTGTATGGTTGA